The stretch of DNA aaatttgcccatttaaacgtgtttctttcatatttcatataagccatatatattaaccctggataggtagagTGGTGTCGGATTTGGCCGGGACGCGGCGCAAAAAGTCGCTTTTTCGTTTCTGTGCATAGACGCCTTgcaggctctggcctgtctacccaggagccgttagttgctcaccagcttcatcgcaggaaacattcgccacttctctactccAACGCATTCGTCAGATATCGGCAtccaaagttggaattgttgcatattagcaaccacgttaccgtaacagggggatgtcacgcatacgcaaacattttgtattttacattactgtattatttagtgaaataatgtaattgtgtctatcggaacatatcagtgaatggtgtaggttcttgtaccaatcgccatttggttttgaaagcagcaagaatgtgattttgagggtaatttctaattttctattttttcctgttttcagattttcagcatggcgaagaaatatctcaaggaggaggactttttggagctccttttcgtcagtagtgatgaagaagagcctttgacccttacctttgaagaagacactatccaagacgacCTGGTCGACAATGAAACCTTGCTGCATGAGGAAAACGAGGATCAACTTTTGGCTGCTGAAATAGCGGAAACAGCGCATGAAGAGAGACATGATTTTGCTGTCTCGCACCAGTTCGTCTTCTTTCCGTTGTTCCTGTgactcctgcagaatctcctgtgccttcttcagcgtctcctgggccttcttcagcgtatcctgggccttcttcagtgtatcctgggccttcttcagcgtctcctgggccttcttcagcgtatcctgcggttcctgtgcctcatcttagtcccgtggagatgaggagtaggaaaaggaggagaggacctctttgccctgcagaaggtgtggcattgaagagattgccggataactcttacatggctagggacaacaggaagtggcactcagagccaaacccaacaatgccaccaatcttgaagattgaccagtttgacagtgccggtcctaccatggctgtcttcgggtgtaggactcctgctgaagtgtttgacaaatttttgacaaatataatgcttgcagaagtggtcatccacaccaatgacaaaatcctaaccctacggaacaaatacaagcggcaaaatgaccccaccttcaaggatgtgaccctcatggagttacgtgccttccttgggatcctcatcatgacaggggcacggaaggacaatcatctgacagcggaagagatgttctctaagtctctaggatgtcccttctacaggagcaTCATGAGTGAGCGCCACTTCGCCTTTATTCAGAGGGCCCTACGTTTTGACAGCATTGCCACGAGGGAGGAGCGTGTGACACATGACAAATTTGCTCCCATAAGGAATTTTTGGGACCAGGTCATTGCCAATTGCATTGCCAACTATGAACCCAGTAGGCATCTCactgtggatgagcagctcctcggcttcaggggacggtgccgtttcaggatgtacatcctgaataaaccagcaaagtaagtaaaaagttttatttatatatatatatatatatatatatatatatatatatatatatatatatatatatatatgcaatatttttattttttttttatatatatgcaatttttttaaaaaatcttataggtctagttttgttttctttatatttattgtttcttttattttgttttctttatatttattgtttcttttattttgttttctttatatttattgtttcttttattttgttttctttatatttattgtttcttttatttcgttttcttttctcttaggtatggcatcaagttagttatggcatgtgatgcagacacgttctacatgtgcaatgctattccctacctgggcaagggaactaccttgggagaatacttcacgttggagctaacccgacccttcaggaaggctgggcgtattgttacgacggacaactggtttacttccctgccactagccaaggctctccgtgaacgtgggatgcatttagttggtactattcgtccaaaaccgtacctgcttactgtgttgctgtcaacgcccatggaattaggcgaatctgttgccacgtataattacaaggacaaggtcaccgttttgtgccgtgtcaagccgacgaaaaggatccagattctttccacagttcatcacaatcccacagttattgaggatcataaaagtcacatgcacatgttttataatgccacaaagggaggagttgacacgttcgatcagatatgttctgccctgacctgcagcaggaagacccggaggtggcccgtatgtgtcttctatgggattatcaatcttgttgtgaataattccttttttatccaccaaaatttgcctgacaacaccttgtataacaggaggcaattttctgcggaattggccatggaactcgcccgtgatgcagcactttcaagactcGCAAACAAGAGGTACTTCCGGAGGgacttgacttacctcatttgctctgtttttgcggTACAAGATCCCGAAGACTAGAGtccagacactccaaaacgaagtgagaagcgcaacagatgccctctctgcccttcttcttctaatgtcaggaccaagcttttgtgtggcaagtgccataagcctgtttgtaactcccatgtcaactacacctgAGACCAGTGCCAACACAagtagtaagtttcacgaattatttttcttacccgtttatacttactaaaaacaatttttaacctttttgctgtcatctagggtcatcatagattatttatttaccattttattgcatacacatcaattattagtactctttctagatatgcctttcttttatGTCAATGGCGCACggtacgtgttacatttgaactaagcttttgcccagtttatattaactatatataattcctaaggttttgcaatcatctgggatcattgtagatgacttttggaaaaattcatccaaatataataagtattaccactataaatatagcattcctttcacacaaatattttgtagtgattttgcgtatacaaaaattaaccgctttttcttttctttacagatctggcagttttgctgatatcggcgatTTTTTTACGTCAAGTTGTGCACAGAGGACGCTAGTTGCAGCACCCAAGtagttttttgttcattgttttattttaaagtgtccagtgcaagttatttatgaaaaattgtatttttatacttattttcgtatttatgtaagtacagtgttattttatattcaaagtttttttttctcctacaccagtagaaagtagactctttaaactagtaaactataaaaaaaaaaaaattgtaaattggtatcctcccgttaacccccccgaaagggagtgtaacacatatgacaccaccTACTTGTTACGGGCAGgtttggccacgctacctgtccagggttaatacattaaagtctggtttctcttcacgacctggggatcagagccccaggcggaacctcccaaagactatgatatcggtccagcggggatttcaaccttcgtccaggatatctgtatgccagtgaccataccactcggccacgaagaaagataaaagtcaatgactattcttctatacatatacctgtcaaattctggttttctgtacttagaaattaaatcaacccatcttcaccatcgtagctaattggtaggtttgggaattggcattcgattaatgataaatttttgcacatttatacgtgtttctttcatatttcaaataagccatatatattaatacattaaagtctggattctcttaacgacctggggatcagagccccaggcggaactgcctaaagactatgatatcggaccgg from Palaemon carinicauda isolate YSFRI2023 chromosome 5, ASM3689809v2, whole genome shotgun sequence encodes:
- the LOC137640450 gene encoding piggyBac transposable element-derived protein 4-like, with protein sequence MAVFGCRTPAEVFDKFLTNIMLAEVVIHTNDKILTLRNKYKRQNDPTFKDVTLMELRAFLGILIMTGARKDNHLTAEEMFSKSLGCPFYRSIMSERHFAFIQRALRFDSIATREERVTHDKFAPIRNFWDQVIANCIANYEPSRHLTVDEQLLGFRGRCRFRMYILNKPAKYGIKLVMA